A single genomic interval of Alteromonas sp. BL110 harbors:
- a CDS encoding efflux RND transporter permease subunit produces the protein MVEYFFRQKVISWMVAIILGVGGIVSFLGLGQLEFPEFTIRSALVMTQYPGATPEQVEEEVTLQLEKAIQRIPNVKRISSVNMVGLSQITVELKSSVQAKDLEQYWDNLRRKVGDAQAYLPPGTGTSIVNDDFGDVYGLLMTLQSEDYSLKQLEDFADLMQREIQLVEGVKKVSIAGTVSEQIIVSLDHDKMKTLNISADSIAGLLTAQNVVGNAGSIKVQGKRLSIQPTGEFDDLEALGQVVIGSPASGLIRLTDIATIERKLNDTPSILYHSSGTPALSIGVSFASAVNVVDVGKRLDTKIAELEQRMPLGMSLNTVYNQPTVVDDSVTGFLINLVEAVAIVIFVLLLFMGWRSGVLMGLILVLTILGTFILMSVKGIELQKISLGALIIALGMLVDNAIVVTEGMLIGVRKGQTKLQAAKDVVSQNGLPLLGATVIAITAFAPIGLSPDATGEFVGSLFWVLCFSLFLSWITALTITPFFFDLLFNTDKERQSDNEDDDPYKGVIFTVYKRVLTAAINHRYITIVLVVIALVGSVASGKFVKNAFFPNSSTPLFFVDLRLPEGSDILTTEQSIRRLEEEVMDMPDIANVTSVIGGGAQRLTLTYSPEDRYASYGQLIVETNTVEARDARMREIIELLRETFANVQYKVQALQVGPSAKAAIEARIYGPDPEVLREISSDVEAIFQAEQTMDSVRLSWSNKVPFVEPVFLEEQARRIGVTRDAVHTAFLLNNEGETVGLYREGSDLIPIVMRNDPNQRYDIDNLASLNVWSQEQSKYISMADVISNVDVSLDNPIIKRRNRVRMLAVYAEPLPLSGETAASVQARVRPLVDDLELPDGYRIEWGGEYETSTDAQSALFASMPMGILGMFIITVLLFGKLRQALAIWGVIPLTTIGIIGGLVLVGAPFTFMALLGSLSLIGMVLKNGIVLMEEINVQAKGNSGAFDAVVAASVSRVRPVSMAAITTILGMIPLFSDAFFASMAVVIVFGLTVATVLTLLILPVLHCTFHGIKSE, from the coding sequence ATGGTCGAGTATTTTTTTCGTCAAAAAGTCATTAGTTGGATGGTCGCCATCATTCTAGGTGTTGGTGGCATTGTGTCTTTCTTGGGGCTTGGACAACTGGAATTTCCTGAATTTACAATTCGAAGTGCGCTGGTAATGACACAATATCCTGGCGCGACACCTGAGCAAGTTGAAGAAGAAGTCACCCTTCAGCTTGAAAAAGCTATTCAGCGTATACCCAACGTAAAACGCATTAGTTCTGTGAACATGGTGGGGCTATCGCAGATTACGGTTGAGCTCAAAAGTAGCGTTCAGGCTAAGGACCTAGAGCAATACTGGGACAATTTGCGCCGTAAAGTGGGTGATGCACAAGCATATCTGCCACCTGGAACCGGGACTTCAATAGTTAATGATGACTTTGGCGATGTATATGGGCTTTTAATGACCTTACAAAGCGAAGACTATTCATTAAAACAGTTAGAAGATTTTGCTGACCTAATGCAGCGCGAGATTCAGCTTGTAGAAGGCGTAAAAAAGGTGTCGATTGCAGGCACAGTTAGCGAGCAAATTATTGTGTCTTTAGATCACGATAAAATGAAAACCCTTAACATTTCGGCCGACTCTATTGCTGGTCTTCTTACCGCGCAAAACGTGGTGGGTAATGCAGGCTCAATTAAAGTTCAAGGCAAACGCTTATCCATTCAGCCCACCGGCGAATTTGATGACTTAGAAGCGTTAGGTCAAGTAGTGATTGGCTCACCGGCAAGCGGGCTTATTCGCCTAACTGATATTGCTACGATTGAGCGAAAACTTAATGACACGCCGTCTATTTTGTACCACAGCTCAGGCACCCCTGCCCTTTCTATCGGTGTATCGTTTGCATCAGCGGTAAACGTGGTTGATGTGGGCAAGCGACTTGATACCAAAATTGCCGAGCTAGAACAGCGCATGCCGCTTGGTATGAGCCTGAATACGGTTTACAACCAGCCTACGGTAGTCGACGATTCTGTTACCGGTTTCCTTATCAATCTTGTTGAAGCAGTGGCCATTGTTATTTTCGTGCTTCTGCTTTTCATGGGCTGGCGAAGCGGCGTGCTAATGGGGCTCATTCTTGTATTAACCATTCTCGGCACCTTTATTTTAATGTCGGTGAAAGGCATTGAGCTGCAAAAAATCTCTTTAGGGGCGCTTATCATTGCCCTTGGTATGTTGGTGGACAACGCCATCGTGGTAACCGAGGGTATGCTAATTGGCGTTAGAAAAGGACAAACCAAGCTTCAGGCGGCAAAGGACGTGGTATCTCAAAACGGTTTACCGCTTCTCGGCGCCACTGTGATAGCCATCACCGCGTTTGCACCTATAGGGCTTTCCCCTGATGCAACAGGTGAATTTGTTGGGTCCCTTTTCTGGGTACTGTGCTTCTCGCTCTTTTTGAGCTGGATCACTGCGCTGACCATTACTCCATTCTTTTTCGACTTACTGTTTAATACAGATAAAGAACGTCAATCAGACAATGAAGACGATGACCCTTACAAAGGTGTTATCTTCACCGTTTACAAACGAGTACTAACCGCTGCGATTAACCATAGGTATATCACTATAGTACTTGTCGTAATTGCCTTAGTCGGAAGTGTCGCCTCGGGTAAGTTTGTAAAAAACGCGTTCTTTCCTAATTCATCTACCCCCCTCTTTTTTGTTGACTTACGCCTGCCAGAAGGGAGCGACATTCTAACGACTGAACAATCAATACGCCGTTTAGAAGAAGAAGTGATGGATATGCCTGACATCGCAAACGTCACCAGCGTAATAGGCGGAGGAGCACAGCGTCTTACACTAACTTACTCGCCTGAAGATCGCTACGCGAGTTACGGCCAGCTTATTGTAGAGACCAATACGGTAGAAGCTCGCGATGCCAGAATGCGAGAAATTATTGAGTTACTTCGCGAAACCTTCGCTAATGTACAATACAAAGTGCAAGCGCTTCAGGTAGGCCCTTCTGCAAAAGCGGCGATCGAAGCCAGAATATACGGGCCCGATCCTGAAGTTTTACGTGAAATTAGCAGCGACGTTGAAGCCATTTTCCAAGCAGAACAAACCATGGACAGCGTGCGATTGTCATGGAGTAACAAAGTGCCTTTTGTTGAACCTGTATTTCTGGAGGAACAAGCCCGGCGTATTGGTGTGACTAGGGATGCCGTGCACACCGCATTCCTACTGAATAACGAAGGTGAAACTGTTGGCCTTTATCGCGAAGGGAGTGATTTGATCCCTATTGTTATGCGAAACGACCCAAACCAGCGTTATGACATCGACAACCTTGCTTCGCTTAACGTGTGGAGCCAAGAACAAAGTAAGTACATCAGCATGGCTGACGTTATTAGCAATGTAGATGTGTCCCTTGATAATCCCATCATAAAGCGCCGCAATAGAGTGCGGATGCTTGCCGTTTATGCAGAACCTCTGCCCTTATCGGGTGAGACAGCTGCTAGTGTACAGGCGAGAGTTAGACCTCTTGTAGATGATCTTGAACTACCTGATGGTTACCGTATTGAATGGGGCGGCGAGTACGAAACTTCAACGGATGCTCAAAGCGCTTTATTTGCGAGCATGCCCATGGGTATTTTAGGCATGTTTATTATTACCGTATTGTTGTTTGGCAAGCTACGCCAAGCATTAGCCATATGGGGCGTAATACCGCTCACTACTATCGGTATTATTGGCGGCTTAGTGCTGGTTGGCGCACCGTTTACGTTTATGGCGCTACTCGGCAGCTTAAGCCTTATCGGTATGGTACTTAAAAACGGTATTGTTTTAATGGAGGAAATAAATGTACAGGCGAAAGGGAATAGCGGTGCATTCGATGCTGTAGTTGCTGCGTCGGTGTCTCGTGTACGGCCTGTTTCTATGGCTGCTATTACCACGATATTAGGCATGATCCCCCTATTTTCTGACGCGTTCTTCGCATCAATGGCGGTAGTTATTGTATTCGGCCTGACCGTCGCTACCGTACTTACATTGCTGATTTTACCTGTGCTGCACTGTACGTTCCACGGCATTAAGTCTGAGTAA
- a CDS encoding MBL fold metallo-hydrolase, giving the protein MASLCSFSNTHAANASQPEKFTNTNIEYKTTWRDMWKVTKAYFQDNRDAATPTFDIPVSALTPEMLAAVTEDSVIKLGHSTTLLKLAERFILIDPVFSERASPVQWIGPKRFHDAPISLQDLPEIDAVIISHDHYDHLDKSSIEILQSKVDVFITPLKVGNHLRNWGVNTDKIVELNWWQNTEIGNIEIVATPSQHFSGRGLFDKDETLWASWVIKSPTTSIFYSGDSGYFEGFKAIGDQYGPFDLAMIETGAYNELWSDIHMLPKESLQAHIDVQASVMMPVHNSTFDLALHNWNEPLIKITDLAGTKGIPICIPIFGEIVPIKRAGEAPNKTWWLGNR; this is encoded by the coding sequence ATGGCATCTCTCTGTAGCTTTTCTAATACTCATGCTGCAAATGCGTCACAACCTGAAAAATTCACTAATACTAATATTGAATACAAGACGACATGGCGAGACATGTGGAAAGTGACCAAAGCGTATTTTCAGGACAATAGAGATGCAGCAACGCCGACATTTGATATTCCTGTATCAGCACTAACACCCGAAATGCTTGCCGCTGTAACAGAAGATAGCGTGATAAAATTAGGTCACTCTACTACCCTGTTGAAGCTTGCCGAGCGTTTTATATTAATCGATCCGGTATTTAGTGAACGAGCGTCTCCTGTGCAATGGATAGGACCCAAGCGATTTCATGATGCACCAATATCACTTCAAGATTTACCTGAAATCGATGCAGTGATAATTAGTCATGATCATTACGACCATTTAGATAAGAGCAGTATCGAAATACTTCAAAGCAAGGTTGACGTGTTTATCACACCGCTAAAAGTAGGTAATCATCTACGTAACTGGGGTGTAAATACAGACAAGATTGTAGAGTTGAATTGGTGGCAAAATACCGAAATTGGCAATATTGAAATCGTTGCAACCCCTTCTCAGCATTTCTCCGGGCGAGGCTTATTTGATAAAGATGAAACCCTGTGGGCTAGCTGGGTTATCAAATCTCCAACTACAAGCATTTTTTACAGCGGTGACTCGGGCTATTTTGAAGGCTTTAAGGCGATTGGTGATCAATATGGCCCATTTGATTTGGCGATGATTGAAACCGGCGCATATAACGAATTGTGGTCTGACATACATATGCTGCCTAAAGAAAGCTTGCAAGCGCATATTGATGTTCAAGCCAGTGTTATGATGCCAGTGCATAACAGCACCTTTGATTTAGCACTGCATAATTGGAATGAGCCTTTAATAAAAATTACAGACCTTGCTGGTACGAAAGGTATCCCTATCTGTATTCCTATCTTTGGTGAAATAGTGCCTATAAAGCGTGCTGGCGAAGCCCCAAATAAGACGTGGTGGCTTGGTAACAGGTAA